From Solibacillus isronensis, the proteins below share one genomic window:
- a CDS encoding alpha/beta fold hydrolase — protein sequence MGSYETKKVNTGSFNSFYCEGGVGNSETIIFLHGSGPGANSESNWSRVLNKLSETYHVIAPDMIGFGKTDLPEDTKITFWEWTTARVRQVLEIMDYNNIEKAHLVGNSMGGVVSLNALMYDESRFDKVVLMGSGGGAPNSGPTPEIVRMTQFFRDPTIQAFRNLITWFMYDESVVGDQLEEIVKMRYENIMQPETRELYPTLFATLPHELTIPPSALRRIKQQVLLIHGYEDRFVPHSSSLSVLEHLPNAELVLLKECGHWVQIEKFDRFIQLVNQFFSQASEVQLTK from the coding sequence ATGGGTAGTTATGAAACGAAAAAAGTGAATACGGGTAGTTTTAATAGTTTTTACTGTGAAGGTGGTGTCGGAAATAGTGAGACTATTATATTCTTACATGGCTCAGGTCCAGGCGCAAATTCCGAGTCAAACTGGAGTCGCGTCCTGAATAAATTAAGTGAAACGTATCATGTAATTGCACCCGACATGATTGGGTTCGGTAAAACAGATTTACCGGAAGACACAAAGATCACATTTTGGGAATGGACTACTGCTCGCGTAAGACAGGTACTTGAAATTATGGATTATAACAATATTGAAAAGGCTCACTTAGTAGGGAATTCAATGGGGGGAGTAGTGTCGTTAAATGCGTTGATGTATGATGAAAGCCGATTTGATAAAGTCGTTTTAATGGGAAGCGGTGGTGGAGCACCGAATAGTGGACCAACACCAGAAATTGTTCGTATGACACAATTCTTTAGAGATCCAACAATTCAGGCATTTAGAAATTTAATTACTTGGTTTATGTATGATGAGTCCGTTGTTGGCGACCAATTAGAGGAAATTGTGAAAATGCGTTATGAAAATATTATGCAACCGGAAACTCGTGAACTATATCCTACATTATTCGCAACATTACCACATGAGTTAACGATTCCACCAAGTGCACTGCGCCGCATCAAGCAACAAGTGCTATTAATTCATGGTTACGAAGATCGTTTTGTACCACACAGCTCTAGCCTATCGGTACTTGAACATCTTCCAAATGCAGAACTTGTGTTATTAAAAGAATGTGGTCATTGGGTACAAATTGAAAAGTTCGACCGTTTCATCCAGTTAGTTAATCAATTCTTTAGTCAAGCTTCAGAAGTACAATTAACTAAATAA
- a CDS encoding VOC family protein has translation MKFNYAPEIAKLGHVALVSTDLEKSLWFFKDIVGLEETIEVDGVHYLRAWGDFEHHTLSITAGEESCIDHIGWKAKRKEDVNNFAILLREAGVEVEEVAAGTETGQGDAIRFQLPSGHNFEIYFEMEKPEPELHRKAVLKNQTYKAWARGISPRRIDHVNLATSMDSKIVTDFLAEKLGFKMREYLVSPDDKQISGWMSVTPLVHDVAVMSTPGAKTPHELHHLSYWLDNSQDVLRAADILCEHEIKFVGPGKHGISQAMYIYVKDPGSGVRLEIFSNGYLIFEPDWEPVKWSFDEMAVGFTYWGEQSGLSNPKDDESTLTAGRLLTSVE, from the coding sequence ATGAAATTCAACTATGCACCAGAAATTGCAAAGCTAGGTCATGTAGCACTAGTGTCCACAGATTTAGAAAAATCGTTATGGTTTTTTAAAGATATTGTAGGTTTAGAAGAAACTATTGAAGTGGATGGTGTTCATTATTTAAGAGCTTGGGGTGATTTCGAACACCATACATTATCTATTACAGCTGGTGAGGAATCTTGTATAGATCATATCGGCTGGAAGGCAAAAAGAAAAGAAGATGTAAACAACTTCGCCATTCTTTTAAGAGAGGCAGGGGTCGAAGTAGAAGAAGTAGCAGCAGGAACTGAAACAGGTCAAGGTGATGCAATCCGTTTTCAACTTCCAAGTGGTCACAATTTCGAAATTTACTTTGAGATGGAGAAGCCGGAACCAGAGTTACATCGAAAAGCCGTGTTGAAAAATCAAACATACAAAGCTTGGGCACGAGGTATTTCTCCACGTCGTATCGATCATGTGAATTTAGCTACGTCCATGGACTCAAAAATTGTAACTGATTTCTTGGCAGAAAAGCTTGGATTTAAAATGCGCGAGTATCTGGTATCACCTGATGATAAGCAAATTTCAGGCTGGATGAGTGTAACACCTTTAGTGCATGACGTTGCTGTTATGTCAACACCTGGAGCAAAAACACCCCATGAACTGCATCACTTGTCATATTGGTTAGATAATTCGCAAGATGTTTTACGTGCGGCAGATATATTGTGTGAGCATGAAATTAAATTTGTTGGACCTGGCAAACACGGTATTTCCCAAGCAATGTATATTTATGTAAAAGATCCGGGGAGCGGTGTACGTCTGGAAATATTCTCTAATGGCTATCTGATTTTCGAGCCGGATTGGGAGCCGGTTAAATGGTCATTTGATGAAATGGCAGTTGGCTTCACATACTGGGGCGAACAGTCGGGCTTATCAAATCCGAAAGATGACGAATCTACATTGACAGCTGGTCGTTTATTAACAAGTGTGGAATAA
- a CDS encoding acyl-CoA dehydrogenase family protein, giving the protein MNVEIQSKDIRQTLIESAKRIGEAAEAEALQADCNATISETIINLIREEEISKLILPKRHGGPQIDFTTFADMVKEVGYYNLSAAWITYFFSLHNAWVAYLPEHRQKEIVQSGGLLADIFAPIGQIEKVKGGYLVSGKYNFVSGIKYAGWVGVGALLQKEGSTEKTMAGFVVNTKDIQIIENWDSMGLRGSGSHTIIVDKVFVPDDLVIDLQEMGHKREPDFEDYDEDYLYYNAPFHPAFFVGFPAMSIGAAERALDEFKKATQGRVRMSGENEGASPRSQRVLATLMIKLHSAKSLMKTYIEMLESDRYVHPSEFKAIRAEIIQICIDISIKCTLTLGAFALIKGHPVEMITRDLIAIGTHVTSLYEDAIDVYGKHLFDYPTKVLG; this is encoded by the coding sequence ATGAATGTAGAAATTCAAAGTAAGGATATTCGTCAAACTTTAATTGAAAGTGCTAAAAGAATAGGGGAAGCGGCTGAAGCTGAGGCACTGCAAGCTGATTGTAACGCAACTATTTCAGAAACTATTATTAATCTAATTCGTGAAGAGGAAATTTCCAAATTAATTTTACCAAAACGTCATGGCGGTCCTCAAATTGATTTCACAACTTTTGCAGATATGGTGAAGGAAGTGGGATACTATAATTTATCGGCTGCATGGATTACTTATTTCTTTTCGTTACACAATGCATGGGTAGCTTATTTACCTGAACATCGTCAAAAAGAAATTGTACAGTCTGGAGGTCTACTTGCGGATATATTTGCCCCAATCGGTCAAATCGAAAAAGTGAAAGGTGGATATCTCGTTAGCGGGAAATATAATTTCGTAAGTGGCATTAAATATGCGGGTTGGGTTGGCGTTGGAGCTTTATTACAAAAAGAAGGCTCGACTGAAAAAACAATGGCCGGCTTTGTAGTAAATACTAAGGATATCCAAATTATTGAAAACTGGGATTCAATGGGGTTAAGAGGTTCCGGTAGTCATACGATTATTGTCGACAAGGTTTTTGTACCAGATGATTTAGTTATTGATTTACAAGAGATGGGTCATAAACGCGAACCGGATTTTGAAGATTATGATGAAGATTATTTATATTATAACGCACCGTTCCATCCGGCATTCTTCGTTGGGTTCCCTGCAATGTCTATTGGTGCCGCAGAACGTGCTTTAGATGAATTTAAAAAAGCTACACAAGGTCGTGTCAGAATGTCAGGGGAAAATGAAGGAGCCAGTCCACGAAGCCAACGAGTTTTAGCGACTCTAATGATTAAGCTGCATTCAGCGAAAAGCTTAATGAAAACGTACATTGAGATGCTTGAATCGGACAGATATGTGCATCCAAGTGAATTTAAAGCGATTCGTGCAGAAATTATTCAAATTTGTATTGATATCTCCATTAAATGTACCTTAACTTTAGGTGCCTTTGCTCTAATTAAAGGACATCCGGTTGAAATGATTACACGTGACTTAATTGCAATTGGGACACATGTTACATCGCTATATGAAGATGCTATTGATGTATATGGAAAACATTTATTTGATTATCCAACAAAAGTATTGGGATAG
- a CDS encoding DUF5658 family protein — translation MKNLFNIKRMLLVILLLNLIDGICTAWGLSNEWIEEANPLMSSFSPLTILGIKVALSGAMLLLWKSNFPTRLTNVWRVVLTFVMFLYTGIFVMHMTWISLL, via the coding sequence ATGAAAAACTTGTTCAATATCAAACGTATGTTGTTGGTTATTTTATTATTAAATCTAATTGATGGCATTTGTACGGCTTGGGGACTCAGTAATGAATGGATTGAAGAAGCGAACCCGTTGATGAGTTCGTTTTCGCCCTTAACAATCCTTGGAATAAAAGTCGCCTTATCTGGTGCCATGTTGTTACTGTGGAAATCAAATTTCCCTACAAGATTAACGAATGTTTGGCGAGTAGTTCTTACTTTCGTCATGTTCTTATATACTGGGATATTTGTTATGCACATGACATGGATTTCATTGTTGTAG
- a CDS encoding alpha/beta-type small acid-soluble spore protein yields MAKKNRNKILVPEAKQELDLLKAKVTGSSNPEVTALEVAKELGIPLKEGYNGKLTSFEAGKVGGKIGGSMVKELIKMAQESLKKEQ; encoded by the coding sequence ATGGCAAAGAAGAATCGAAATAAAATTCTTGTACCCGAAGCTAAACAAGAGCTGGATTTATTAAAAGCGAAAGTAACCGGTTCTAGCAACCCTGAAGTGACAGCGCTAGAGGTAGCTAAGGAATTAGGTATCCCTCTAAAAGAAGGATATAACGGCAAACTTACTTCTTTTGAAGCTGGTAAAGTAGGCGGGAAAATTGGTGGTAGCATGGTTAAGGAGCTTATTAAAATGGCACAAGAAAGTTTAAAGAAAGAACAATGA
- a CDS encoding MFS transporter: MTNSNYKPILYLLMFNMFITMGGIGMIVPVMPAYLEVFGARGQIYGFLIATFSLSQFIFSPIIGNYSDRYSRKNIIITGLIIYGIAQVLFGYTDELWVLFVSRFMSGIGAAFIMPTILAYVGDITPLEDRGKGMSLVGAAISLGFTIGPGIGGGLAEINLDLPFYFAGMIAFITAILTFYMLPQQKERVSSLTQSPRDNIFKQMILSVKLPYFVFLVVVFTFSFGIANIQATMSLFLNDKFNYSPFLISTILVVSGVAGVIIQLFIINKLFARFGEVKIIMVNLMLAAVTLYLLIYVSGYFIILTVASLNAIAATLIRPAVNTIISKMAGDGQGFAAGVNNAYMSLGNMIGPICAGILYDWKMEAPYIFGTFILLSCFALTYIWSLKKSNTTEPAVDSL; encoded by the coding sequence ATGACGAATAGTAATTATAAACCGATCCTCTATTTACTAATGTTTAATATGTTTATTACAATGGGTGGCATCGGCATGATTGTTCCTGTAATGCCTGCTTATTTAGAAGTATTTGGCGCACGGGGTCAGATTTATGGTTTTTTAATAGCCACATTTTCTTTATCACAGTTTATTTTTTCTCCTATTATTGGGAATTATTCAGATCGCTATAGTCGCAAAAATATTATTATTACAGGGCTCATTATTTACGGCATAGCACAAGTATTATTTGGTTATACGGACGAGCTCTGGGTTTTATTTGTTTCACGGTTTATGAGCGGTATCGGTGCGGCTTTCATCATGCCAACGATTTTAGCATATGTGGGGGATATAACTCCTCTAGAAGATCGGGGAAAAGGGATGAGCTTGGTTGGTGCTGCAATTAGTTTAGGCTTTACAATTGGCCCGGGTATTGGCGGTGGCTTAGCAGAAATTAACTTAGACTTACCGTTTTATTTCGCAGGGATGATTGCATTTATTACAGCGATTTTAACATTCTACATGCTGCCACAGCAAAAGGAAAGGGTTTCATCTCTAACGCAAAGCCCACGAGATAATATATTTAAACAAATGATACTTTCAGTAAAACTACCGTATTTTGTGTTTTTGGTTGTTGTGTTCACATTTAGTTTTGGAATTGCTAACATTCAAGCGACAATGTCCCTTTTCTTGAATGATAAATTTAATTATTCACCGTTTTTAATTTCAACGATTCTAGTCGTTAGTGGGGTCGCTGGTGTAATTATTCAGTTGTTTATTATCAATAAGCTTTTTGCACGTTTTGGTGAAGTTAAAATTATTATGGTTAATTTAATGTTAGCTGCAGTGACGTTATATTTGTTGATTTATGTAAGTGGATATTTCATCATTTTAACTGTTGCCAGTTTAAATGCTATTGCTGCTACGTTGATTCGTCCAGCTGTGAACACCATAATAAGTAAAATGGCAGGGGATGGACAAGGATTTGCTGCAGGGGTAAATAATGCTTATATGAGTTTAGGAAATATGATTGGTCCAATATGTGCAGGTATTTTATATGATTGGAAAATGGAAGCCCCGTATATCTTTGGAACGTTCATTTTATTAAGTTGTTTTGCACTAACTTATATTTGGTCGTTAAAAAAATCAAATACAACAGAGCCGGCCGTTGACTCTCTCTAA
- a CDS encoding V4R domain-containing protein: MVINTSNISTDLIITSQGFGVLRKALIENIGVKRANSFLFHFGRDLGVSKAEELMRNYSSVDDLITLASEVHRNLGHISGIEALGKITKLTDGTLEFEEVFGKWFDSFEAKLHLEHFGLSSQCACFTLSGFASGYLSTIYNEEVYAIETKCQSMGYPDCSFEINSKRYWMEKEPDNEILKQNPTIFEELSLTYDNLLHQKRTLNKVLTYHSQLTDCVVKEDSLNHVLSTAYDLLNIPIIIKNIHNKLVAVRGITEEEYARINTSPKNKTTLNRHNETIYKKIGPFYEMTTPINLDQKKFATCSFIYKENQAVDDNDYLFLERLASVATLCFMKEKISFETTERLKISVLDQLINQQHASLNEFASHLNYISNNIEGPYYILKIKFVDPKNQYLLIDSYDQLLQFSQAFKFFYIDALLTLIQNDIVVLIYNGKPIDLLTNELIKVLNQIQKNNPTLQYKIGISIQSLSLTNLPHYVKQANHAVNLPRKKTIITYEELGILGNFLSNTDLDTIKQIAMEELKDLLKEGNDELLYTLYRYLINGKHLEKTMQDLSLSMGGLQYRIRKIEDITAKNLKEFSTASYLLLLIESLITLGELKW; this comes from the coding sequence TTGGTCATTAACACATCAAATATATCAACTGATTTAATTATTACATCACAAGGTTTTGGAGTATTAAGGAAGGCTTTAATCGAAAATATAGGAGTAAAAAGAGCAAATTCCTTTTTATTTCATTTCGGAAGAGATTTGGGTGTTTCTAAAGCGGAAGAATTAATGCGCAACTATTCATCTGTCGACGATTTAATAACACTTGCTTCTGAAGTCCACCGAAATCTTGGTCATATATCCGGTATTGAAGCACTTGGTAAAATTACGAAGTTAACTGATGGCACACTGGAGTTTGAAGAAGTATTTGGAAAATGGTTCGATTCATTTGAAGCAAAATTGCATCTCGAGCATTTTGGGTTATCTTCACAATGTGCTTGTTTTACGCTTAGTGGATTTGCTAGCGGCTACTTATCAACGATTTACAATGAAGAGGTTTATGCAATCGAAACAAAATGTCAATCGATGGGTTATCCTGATTGCAGCTTCGAAATCAATTCGAAACGATATTGGATGGAAAAAGAGCCTGACAATGAAATTCTCAAACAAAATCCTACAATTTTCGAGGAGCTCTCTTTAACTTATGATAATTTACTTCATCAAAAAAGAACGTTAAATAAAGTATTAACTTATCACAGTCAATTAACAGATTGTGTTGTGAAAGAAGATAGCTTAAATCATGTATTGTCAACAGCATATGACTTGCTCAACATCCCCATCATTATCAAAAATATTCACAACAAACTCGTAGCGGTAAGAGGCATCACAGAAGAAGAATATGCGAGAATAAATACGTCTCCCAAAAATAAAACAACACTTAACAGGCATAATGAAACAATTTATAAAAAAATTGGACCCTTTTATGAAATGACGACCCCGATTAACTTAGACCAAAAAAAATTTGCAACTTGTTCTTTTATTTATAAAGAAAATCAGGCAGTCGATGATAACGATTATTTATTTTTAGAACGGCTAGCTTCTGTAGCGACTCTTTGCTTCATGAAAGAAAAAATTAGTTTCGAAACGACTGAACGGCTGAAAATATCCGTCTTAGATCAATTAATTAATCAGCAACACGCTTCCCTAAATGAATTCGCTTCGCATCTTAATTATATTTCGAACAATATTGAAGGACCATATTATATCCTTAAAATAAAATTTGTTGACCCTAAAAATCAGTATTTACTAATTGATTCGTATGATCAATTGTTACAGTTCTCCCAAGCATTCAAATTCTTTTATATTGATGCGTTACTTACGCTTATACAAAACGATATTGTAGTGCTGATTTACAATGGAAAACCAATTGATTTATTAACTAACGAGTTAATAAAGGTTCTTAACCAAATTCAAAAAAATAACCCTACCCTACAATATAAAATAGGTATTAGCATACAATCTTTATCTTTAACGAACCTCCCACATTATGTGAAACAAGCAAACCATGCTGTTAATTTGCCGCGTAAGAAAACTATCATTACGTATGAAGAACTTGGTATATTGGGTAACTTTTTAAGTAATACAGATCTCGATACAATTAAACAAATAGCTATGGAGGAACTGAAGGACTTATTAAAAGAAGGCAATGACGAACTTCTCTATACCCTCTATAGATATTTAATCAATGGGAAACACCTTGAAAAAACAATGCAGGATCTATCACTATCAATGGGTGGACTTCAGTACCGAATCAGGAAAATAGAAGATATAACAGCTAAAAATTTAAAAGAATTTTCAACAGCTTCGTATTTATTATTATTAATTGAATCCTTAATTACACTTGGAGAATTAAAATGGTGA
- a CDS encoding EAL domain-containing protein, protein MSVNTKKISNIREEISDFFISSFDSKNKESNIVHKMLDDILNAMNESTNITITDYDGTILYVNSNFCRLSKFEKEEIIGQNHRIVNSGFHSEEFFIQLWETIRSGYTWRGEIQHRAKDGTVFWVFEIIVPILDEEGQPYYFVSFQTDVTENKQMESQFKLNFIRTFQNLQNGIFKVRKEQDGTLKYILSEGKLMAEIGAGAELILSKSPFDVFDQDIAKIKEKMYTKALKGKKVQYEIELGGKLIFVDIEPIRHNGEVTEIVGTVHDFSQFREVQKQLKVNEERYQSLINYSHEYITMLDKEGTIVHMNAKTLELLGIEETVFGKMSIIDVTVEEERPVIAAYLAKALQGEVQFFEFEVKNNGQRRFLNVTLVPMVMDNEIDVIYSIGKDITEEKLVQERNAFLAHHDELTGLPNRRWMEKKIQDSLKQAEENKKKMAILSLDLDRFKSINDTLGHAVGDELLQQIAVRLNTNPYKDKYHVARMGGDELMLLCPNFETRDEVIEIAQNILESLKYPFYVQGSELLLTASIGIDFYPSNDANVTELMKRVDVALYKAKEFGRNMYQIYDSSMNQANYQSFVMERDLRKAIMNEEFVAYLQPRVDALTGKIVSAEALVRWNHPEHGLISPGLFIPIAEETGLIIAIGKWMKKRVSEQLVAWRNAGLPLVPISVNISSKRFLQQGFAEEISELLEQYELEGKWLEIEITENSIMLNEENVQKTLLDLKEMGVKIYIDDFGTGYSSFNYLKIFKIDGVKIDQSFIRDISHNPENATITSAMIKMAQLLKLEVIAEGVETKEELDFLLGENCRYIQGFYFGKPCPIEEFENSFIK, encoded by the coding sequence ATGAGTGTTAATACAAAAAAAATATCAAATATTAGGGAGGAAATTAGCGATTTTTTCATTTCCTCTTTTGATTCCAAAAACAAGGAATCAAACATTGTACACAAAATGCTGGATGATATTTTAAATGCTATGAATGAATCAACAAATATAACGATTACAGATTATGACGGCACAATACTTTATGTGAATAGTAATTTTTGCCGACTTTCAAAATTTGAAAAGGAAGAAATCATAGGACAAAACCATCGAATAGTCAATTCTGGATTTCATTCTGAAGAGTTTTTCATTCAACTATGGGAAACGATTAGGAGCGGTTATACTTGGCGCGGTGAAATTCAACATAGAGCAAAGGATGGCACTGTTTTCTGGGTATTTGAAATCATTGTGCCAATCCTTGATGAGGAAGGGCAGCCGTATTATTTCGTTAGTTTTCAAACGGATGTCACAGAAAATAAACAGATGGAATCACAGTTTAAACTGAATTTTATTCGGACATTTCAAAACCTTCAAAATGGTATTTTTAAAGTAAGAAAAGAACAGGATGGTACGTTGAAATATATCCTGTCAGAAGGAAAACTGATGGCTGAAATTGGCGCGGGTGCAGAGCTGATTTTATCCAAATCACCTTTTGATGTATTTGACCAAGACATTGCAAAAATAAAAGAAAAAATGTATACAAAAGCGCTCAAAGGTAAGAAAGTACAGTATGAGATAGAGTTAGGCGGCAAACTTATTTTCGTCGATATCGAACCCATCCGACATAACGGGGAAGTAACAGAAATCGTTGGAACGGTTCACGATTTTTCGCAATTTAGAGAAGTTCAAAAGCAATTAAAAGTAAATGAAGAACGATACCAGTCTTTAATCAATTACAGTCATGAATATATTACAATGCTGGATAAAGAAGGTACCATTGTACATATGAATGCGAAAACATTGGAACTACTCGGAATAGAGGAAACCGTGTTTGGAAAAATGAGTATTATCGATGTTACTGTTGAAGAAGAACGCCCAGTTATTGCAGCCTACTTAGCAAAGGCATTACAAGGAGAAGTTCAATTTTTTGAGTTTGAAGTTAAGAATAACGGGCAACGAAGATTTTTAAATGTAACATTAGTACCAATGGTTATGGATAATGAAATAGACGTGATCTATTCAATCGGGAAAGATATTACAGAAGAAAAACTTGTGCAAGAACGCAATGCATTTTTAGCCCATCATGATGAATTAACAGGTTTACCAAATCGTCGATGGATGGAAAAAAAAATTCAGGATTCTTTAAAACAGGCAGAAGAAAATAAAAAGAAAATGGCGATATTATCTTTAGATTTGGACCGATTTAAATCGATTAATGATACGTTAGGGCATGCTGTAGGTGATGAATTATTACAGCAAATCGCAGTAAGATTGAACACCAATCCTTATAAAGATAAGTATCATGTAGCCCGAATGGGTGGCGATGAATTAATGCTTCTCTGCCCGAACTTTGAAACGAGAGATGAAGTAATTGAAATCGCCCAAAACATATTAGAAAGCTTAAAATATCCTTTTTATGTGCAAGGATCTGAATTACTTTTAACCGCGAGTATTGGAATTGACTTTTATCCTTCCAATGATGCCAATGTAACTGAATTGATGAAAAGGGTGGATGTTGCACTTTACAAGGCGAAAGAGTTTGGTCGAAATATGTATCAAATTTATGATTCATCGATGAACCAGGCGAATTATCAGTCATTCGTGATGGAGCGAGATTTAAGGAAAGCAATTATGAACGAAGAATTTGTTGCCTATCTCCAACCGAGAGTAGACGCATTAACAGGGAAAATAGTGAGTGCAGAAGCGCTTGTACGATGGAATCATCCGGAACATGGTTTAATTTCGCCAGGACTATTCATTCCGATTGCTGAAGAAACAGGATTAATAATAGCAATCGGAAAATGGATGAAGAAAAGAGTCAGTGAACAATTAGTTGCATGGAGAAATGCCGGGTTGCCGCTTGTTCCGATAAGTGTAAATATTAGTTCTAAGCGATTTTTACAGCAAGGGTTTGCTGAAGAAATCAGTGAATTATTAGAACAATACGAGTTAGAAGGCAAGTGGTTAGAAATCGAAATTACCGAAAACTCGATCATGCTCAATGAAGAAAATGTTCAGAAAACACTGTTGGATTTAAAAGAAATGGGCGTTAAAATTTATATCGATGACTTTGGAACGGGTTATTCATCATTCAACTATTTGAAGATATTTAAAATAGATGGGGTTAAGATAGATCAATCGTTTATTCGAGATATTTCCCACAATCCAGAAAACGCCACTATTACATCAGCCATGATAAAAATGGCGCAACTATTAAAGTTAGAAGTGATCGCTGAAGGTGTTGAAACAAAAGAAGAATTGGATTTCCTTCTAGGAGAAAATTGCCGATATATTCAAGGCTTTTACTTTGGCAAACCATGTCCGATTGAAGAATTTGAGAATTCCTTTATAAAGTGA
- a CDS encoding MFS transporter, whose protein sequence is MRKNSWFIYIVLLLGIFVALEANAFSTPAIPYISADFGISVANSGVLTLLASAAAIALSPLFGRLGDQIGRKKVIVAGLIIFVLAQTLKVFTPHVSFYLVGALFQGVGYALIFPNVFAYIPELFPTEKRGKAIGLFMLFSYIATGTGGAISGALIETWGWRSVYAVSAFLSLIGLLLISLFVPKSERGKKSELDYKGVTIFMTAITLLVGLPLIYTNFGVSWLIGGAVTFVIVLLVFLQMQKKEKNPTVDLKLLKMKGVYIPSILIAVQNFMMLSILMSLTFLAADNPNVSALQVGMITTVLFTTAMVISPLIGYLLDRFNPIYLVYLSIISGFIGIVLYLRVDMTSSLMTILTVMAFVGICSSLLNASLMKIVINYTPEDKKGVSTGTFTLFKDLGLPIGSTLGLTIYGLSTSRGFDSAITASATELGLNAEQTVQLIEAKTTGEIPMALDTILAQANVQFTELLSTANMESVAAGIQTLGIINLALFIVIALISLGLLKLKPMSVEVPELNVQQNTVLEEV, encoded by the coding sequence ATGAGGAAAAATTCATGGTTTATCTATATAGTCCTGTTGCTCGGGATATTTGTTGCTCTGGAAGCAAACGCTTTTAGTACACCAGCGATACCTTATATTAGTGCCGATTTTGGAATTAGTGTTGCAAATAGTGGTGTTTTAACTTTATTGGCTAGTGCTGCTGCAATTGCTTTGTCACCATTATTTGGTCGTTTGGGCGATCAAATAGGGAGGAAGAAAGTAATTGTTGCGGGTCTAATCATTTTTGTCCTCGCACAAACTCTTAAAGTTTTTACACCGCACGTATCATTTTATCTAGTAGGGGCTTTATTTCAAGGTGTTGGTTATGCATTAATTTTCCCGAATGTTTTTGCCTATATACCTGAGTTGTTTCCAACAGAAAAAAGAGGTAAGGCCATTGGTCTATTTATGCTCTTCTCATATATTGCAACCGGCACAGGAGGCGCAATTTCAGGGGCTCTAATCGAAACATGGGGCTGGCGATCGGTATATGCTGTAAGCGCATTCTTATCATTGATCGGTTTACTTCTCATAAGTTTATTTGTACCAAAGAGTGAAAGAGGTAAAAAATCTGAGCTTGATTATAAAGGTGTAACTATCTTTATGACGGCTATTACACTGCTTGTTGGCCTTCCTTTGATTTATACAAATTTTGGCGTGAGTTGGCTAATTGGAGGAGCCGTCACATTTGTAATTGTGCTTTTGGTATTCCTGCAAATGCAAAAGAAAGAAAAAAATCCTACGGTCGATTTAAAATTACTCAAAATGAAGGGCGTCTATATTCCTTCAATTTTGATTGCAGTACAAAATTTTATGATGTTAAGCATATTAATGTCGTTAACATTCTTGGCAGCAGATAACCCGAATGTTTCTGCACTGCAGGTAGGGATGATTACAACTGTATTATTTACAACAGCTATGGTAATATCCCCTCTCATAGGTTACTTATTGGATCGCTTTAATCCAATATACCTTGTATATCTATCAATTATCTCTGGGTTTATTGGTATTGTTCTTTATTTACGTGTCGATATGACCTCTTCATTAATGACAATTTTAACAGTAATGGCTTTTGTTGGTATATGTTCAAGCCTGTTAAATGCTTCGTTAATGAAAATCGTTATCAACTATACACCAGAAGATAAGAAAGGTGTCAGTACAGGTACATTCACACTATTTAAAGATCTGGGATTACCAATTGGTTCAACGTTAGGATTAACAATCTACGGGTTATCAACTTCCCGCGGATTTGATAGTGCTATTACGGCATCTGCAACGGAATTGGGATTGAATGCCGAGCAAACGGTACAGTTAATCGAAGCAAAAACTACAGGTGAAATTCCAATGGCATTGGATACTATTTTAGCGCAGGCAAATGTTCAATTCACTGAGCTGCTGTCAACAGCGAACATGGAAAGTGTAGCTGCCGGTATTCAAACATTAGGCATTATTAACCTTGCATTATTTATTGTCATTGCATTAATTAGTCTTGGTTTATTGAAATTAAAACCAATGTCGGTTGAAGTACCTGAGTTAAATGTACAGCAGAACACGGTTTTAGAGGAAGTATAG